The following are encoded in a window of Paraburkholderia sp. HP33-1 genomic DNA:
- a CDS encoding SIMPL domain-containing protein (The SIMPL domain is named for its presence in mouse protein SIMPL (signalling molecule that associates with mouse pelle-like kinase). Bacterial member BP26, from Brucella, was shown to assemble into a channel-like structure, while YggE from E. coli has been associated with resistance to oxidative stress.), translating into MTKKTARALALAFAFGAPVALALNPVLARAQSMMPQPAGVLSLNAQASAEVPQDEVEITLFYEQEASEPSSLTSTLNERADAALQKARGVAGVTARSGAFSIFPSTDRDGRISTWRGRTEVVLESRDFAAASKLAGQMASIMQVGNVRFSLSPEAQRAAEQRLSGEAIKSFREQAASSSQAFGFSGYSIREVNVSHSGVMPRPMMMMSARAMGADAKGAPMPIEGGTSTVTVNVSGSVQMK; encoded by the coding sequence ATGACGAAAAAAACCGCACGGGCCCTCGCACTCGCGTTCGCCTTTGGCGCGCCTGTCGCACTTGCACTGAACCCGGTTCTCGCTCGCGCGCAAAGCATGATGCCGCAGCCTGCGGGCGTGCTGTCGCTGAATGCGCAGGCGAGCGCGGAAGTCCCGCAGGACGAAGTCGAAATCACGCTGTTTTACGAGCAGGAAGCGAGCGAGCCGTCGTCGCTGACGTCGACACTGAACGAACGCGCCGATGCGGCGTTGCAGAAAGCGCGCGGCGTCGCCGGCGTGACGGCACGCTCGGGCGCGTTCTCGATCTTCCCATCGACCGACCGCGACGGACGCATCTCGACGTGGCGCGGCCGTACGGAAGTCGTGCTCGAATCGCGCGACTTCGCGGCTGCATCGAAGCTTGCCGGACAAATGGCATCGATCATGCAAGTCGGCAACGTACGCTTCTCGCTGTCACCGGAAGCGCAGCGCGCCGCGGAACAAAGGCTCAGCGGCGAAGCGATCAAGTCGTTTCGCGAGCAGGCCGCGTCGTCCTCGCAGGCATTCGGCTTTAGCGGCTATTCGATCCGCGAGGTCAACGTGAGTCACAGCGGCGTGATGCCGCGTCCGATGATGATGATGAGCGCGCGCGCGATGGGTGCCGACGCCAAGGGCGCGCCGATGCCAATCGAAGGCGGCACGTCGACCGTGACGGTCAACGTGTCGGGGTCGGTGCAGATGAAGTGA
- a CDS encoding DUF2486 family protein: protein MSDPQDDSIPVLNEILVPGRAREASGDAAAPAPQPGAEPAPAAPREPAFHTEPAVVPPPAHQTEPTLTPEPAQAAGYEPVAQTGLYRAHVADHTHARRYTRPHHGIHPRHGHEGGHEEMEVSPGVFDRTEPFIPLEAGATVPPDLGHEGTHEAAPAEPALDADAIAQRLHGRFQRFLTGEGRGIIEARCRDAVQQHTSLLVSQITREVAQTLEAEMTDWVREAVEEEVARRSR from the coding sequence GTGTCCGACCCCCAAGATGATTCAATTCCGGTCCTGAACGAGATCCTCGTGCCGGGCCGCGCGCGCGAGGCATCGGGCGATGCCGCCGCGCCCGCCCCCCAGCCAGGCGCCGAGCCCGCACCCGCGGCGCCGCGCGAGCCCGCTTTCCATACGGAGCCCGCGGTCGTGCCGCCGCCCGCGCATCAGACCGAACCGACGTTGACGCCTGAGCCCGCGCAGGCGGCCGGGTATGAGCCTGTCGCGCAGACCGGGCTTTATCGGGCGCACGTGGCCGATCACACGCACGCGAGAAGGTACACGCGTCCGCATCACGGCATTCACCCGCGACATGGGCATGAGGGCGGGCATGAAGAAATGGAAGTCTCGCCCGGTGTGTTCGACCGTACCGAGCCCTTCATACCGCTCGAAGCCGGCGCGACGGTGCCGCCGGATCTCGGTCATGAAGGCACGCACGAAGCCGCTCCCGCCGAGCCCGCACTCGATGCCGATGCGATCGCCCAACGTCTGCACGGACGTTTCCAGCGTTTTCTGACGGGAGAGGGGCGCGGCATCATCGAGGCGCGCTGCCGCGATGCGGTGCAGCAACACACGAGTCTGCTCGTGAGTCAGATCACGCGCGAAGTCGCGCAAACGCTCGAAGCCGAGATGACAGACTGGGTGCGTGAAGCGGTGGAAGAAGAGGTCGCGCGGCGCTCACGTTGA
- a CDS encoding DNA polymerase III subunit chi, whose protein sequence is MTKIDFHSNVGDSLSYACRLARKAYLAGQPLVVLAEPARLRAFDEMLWTFAPLEFVPHCMAGTSLAADTPVVLATNLDDVPHHQVLLNLGATVPAQFARFERLLEVVGNAPEELAAGRERYRFYRDRGYPLTNYKQGG, encoded by the coding sequence ATGACGAAAATCGACTTTCACTCGAACGTCGGCGATTCGCTGTCGTATGCATGCCGCCTCGCGCGCAAGGCGTATCTGGCGGGCCAGCCGCTCGTGGTGCTGGCCGAGCCCGCGCGCCTGCGCGCCTTCGACGAAATGCTGTGGACCTTCGCGCCGCTCGAGTTCGTGCCGCACTGCATGGCGGGCACGTCGCTTGCGGCCGACACGCCTGTCGTGCTGGCCACGAATCTCGACGACGTGCCGCATCATCAGGTGCTGCTCAATCTCGGCGCGACGGTGCCGGCGCAGTTCGCGCGCTTCGAAAGATTGCTCGAAGTGGTCGGTAACGCACCCGAGGAACTCGCTGCGGGCCGCGAGCGCTATCGCTTCTATCGCGATCGCGGCTATCCTTTGACCAACTACAAGCAGGGCGGCTAG
- a CDS encoding EVE domain-containing protein has protein sequence MRYWLMKSEPDEASIDDLANAPHRTLPWTGVRNYQARNFMRDVMQIGDGVLFYHSSCPEPGIAGIAEVSSTAYPDPTQFDKKSPYYDAKSSPETPRWLLVDVVFKKKIPLISLAALREHAELEDMRVLAKGNRLSITPVTEAEWRFITKQLV, from the coding sequence ATGCGCTACTGGCTGATGAAGTCCGAACCGGACGAGGCAAGCATCGACGATCTCGCCAACGCACCGCATCGCACCTTGCCGTGGACCGGCGTGCGCAACTATCAGGCGCGCAACTTCATGCGCGACGTGATGCAGATCGGCGACGGCGTGCTCTTCTATCATTCGAGCTGTCCGGAGCCCGGCATTGCGGGCATCGCGGAAGTGTCGTCGACCGCTTATCCAGACCCGACCCAGTTCGATAAGAAGAGTCCGTACTACGACGCGAAGTCGTCGCCGGAAACGCCGCGCTGGTTACTCGTCGACGTCGTGTTCAAAAAGAAAATTCCGCTGATTTCGCTTGCTGCCTTGCGCGAGCATGCCGAGTTGGAGGATATGCGCGTGCTAGCCAAAGGCAACCGTCTGTCAATCACGCCCGTGACGGAAGCCGAATGGCGCTTCATCACTAAACAGCTGGTTTAA
- a CDS encoding leucyl aminopeptidase — MDFSIKACDWTKGSTNGFLTGKSDCIVIGVFESQTLSGAALEIDTATKGLLTRIIKAGDMDGKAGTTLFLHEVQGIGASRVLLVGLGKQDAFSQKAYGEAVRAAWRALLGTKVVQVTFTLAQLPVLERTADWCVRAAILALRELTYRFTEMKSKPDNTPRALKRIVFSVNSGDEKVARLAAKQGAALANGMDLTRELGNLPSNVCTPTYLANTAKKLAKDWKLKVEVLGEKQCEALKMGSYLSVTAGAVEPAQFIVLQYQGGAAKAAPVVLVGKGVTFDTGGISLKPGESMDEMKYDMCGAGSVLGTLRAVAEMGLKINVVGIIPAVENMPSGTATKPGDIVTSMKGITIEVLNTDAEGRLILCDALTYAERFKPAAVIDIATLTGACIIALGHHNSGLFSKDDALAGELLDASREAADPAWRLPLDDEYQDQLKSNFADVANIGGRPAGSVTAACFLSRFTDSYPWAHLDIAGTAWKSGAAKGATGRPVPLLTQFLIDRAGQ, encoded by the coding sequence ATGGACTTTAGCATAAAAGCCTGTGATTGGACCAAAGGCTCGACGAACGGTTTCCTGACCGGAAAATCCGACTGCATCGTGATCGGCGTGTTCGAGTCGCAAACGCTGTCGGGCGCCGCACTGGAGATCGACACGGCCACCAAGGGCCTGCTCACGCGCATCATCAAGGCGGGCGACATGGACGGCAAAGCCGGCACCACGCTGTTCCTGCATGAAGTCCAGGGCATCGGCGCGTCGCGCGTGCTGCTAGTCGGGCTCGGCAAACAGGACGCTTTCAGCCAGAAAGCTTACGGCGAGGCGGTCCGCGCCGCCTGGCGCGCGCTGCTCGGCACGAAGGTCGTGCAGGTCACGTTCACGCTCGCACAACTGCCGGTGCTCGAGCGCACGGCCGACTGGTGCGTACGCGCCGCGATCCTCGCGCTGCGCGAGCTGACGTACCGCTTCACGGAGATGAAGAGCAAGCCGGACAACACGCCGCGCGCGCTCAAGCGCATCGTGTTCAGCGTCAACAGCGGCGACGAGAAGGTCGCCAGGCTGGCCGCGAAGCAGGGTGCCGCGCTTGCGAACGGCATGGACCTGACGCGCGAGCTCGGCAATCTGCCGAGCAACGTCTGCACGCCGACCTATCTCGCGAACACCGCGAAGAAGCTCGCGAAAGACTGGAAGCTGAAGGTCGAGGTGCTCGGCGAGAAGCAGTGCGAAGCGCTGAAGATGGGCTCGTACCTGTCGGTCACGGCGGGCGCGGTCGAACCGGCGCAGTTCATCGTGCTGCAGTACCAGGGCGGCGCCGCGAAGGCCGCGCCGGTCGTGCTGGTCGGCAAGGGCGTCACGTTCGACACGGGCGGCATCTCGCTGAAGCCGGGCGAGAGCATGGACGAAATGAAGTACGACATGTGCGGCGCGGGCTCGGTGCTCGGCACGCTGCGCGCGGTCGCCGAGATGGGCCTGAAGATCAACGTGGTCGGCATCATCCCGGCCGTCGAGAACATGCCGTCGGGCACGGCCACCAAGCCGGGCGACATCGTCACCAGCATGAAGGGCATCACGATCGAGGTGCTGAACACCGACGCCGAGGGCCGCCTCATCCTGTGCGACGCTTTGACCTACGCCGAGCGCTTCAAGCCGGCGGCGGTGATCGACATCGCCACGCTGACGGGCGCCTGCATCATCGCGCTCGGCCACCACAACAGCGGCCTGTTCTCGAAGGACGACGCGCTCGCGGGCGAGCTGCTCGACGCGTCGCGTGAAGCTGCCGACCCGGCATGGCGCCTGCCGCTCGACGACGAGTACCAGGATCAGCTGAAGTCTAACTTCGCGGACGTCGCGAACATCGGCGGACGTCCCGCGGGCAGCGTGACGGCCGCGTGCTTCCTGTCGCGCTTCACGGATTCGTACCCGTGGGCGCATCTCGACATCGCGGGCACCGCGTGGAAGAGCGGCGCGGCGAAGGGCGCGACCGGCCGTCCGGTGCCGCTGCTCACGCAGTTCCTGATCGATCGCGCCGGGCAATGA
- a CDS encoding c-type cytochrome yields the protein MKSMSYAAVAAIVALAATLSAASPAAHAEAAGLALAQQKNCMSCHSVTRPFMGPSLHDVAARYAGREDAATYLKHKILDGSTGVWGTVPMPANTQLTPDQAATLAAWVLTLK from the coding sequence ATGAAATCGATGTCGTACGCAGCCGTAGCAGCCATTGTTGCGCTCGCCGCCACATTGAGCGCAGCCAGTCCCGCCGCCCATGCCGAAGCAGCCGGCCTCGCGCTTGCACAGCAGAAGAACTGCATGAGCTGCCACTCGGTCACGCGCCCGTTCATGGGACCCTCGCTGCACGATGTCGCAGCCCGCTATGCAGGACGTGAGGACGCCGCGACCTACCTGAAGCACAAGATCCTCGATGGCAGCACCGGCGTATGGGGAACCGTGCCGATGCCGGCGAACACTCAGCTCACGCCGGATCAGGCGGCCACGCTGGCGGCCTGGGTGTTGACGCTCAAATAA
- the ilvD gene encoding dihydroxy-acid dehydratase gives MAYNRRSKNITQGIARSPNRSMYYALGYQKEDFDKPMIGVANGHSTITPCNAGLQRLADAAVTAIKRADANPQTFGTPTISDGMSMGTEGMKYSLVSREVIADCIETCVQGQWMDGVVVIGGCDKNMPGGMIGLARMNVPGIYVYGGTIRPGNWKGTDLTIVSSFEAVGEFTAGRMSQEDFEGIEKNACPSTGSCGGMYTANTMSSSFEALGMSLLYSSTMANPDQEKVDSAAESARVLVEAVKKDLKPRDIITKRSIENAVAVIMATGGSTNAVLHYLAIAHAAEVEWTIEDFERMRKKVPVICNLKPSGQYVATDLHKAGGIPQVLKILLDAGLLHGDCITITGRTIAEELKDVPGKPRSDQQVIFPIDKALYAEGHLAILKGNLAEHGAVAKISGLKNPVITGPARVFDDEQSALEAILADRIVAGDVVVLRYLGPKGGPGMPEMLAPTSAIIGKGLGESVGLITDGRFSGGTWGMVVGHVAPEAFVGGTIALVQEGDSITIDAHRLLLQLNIDDAELQRRRAVWQAPKPRYTRGVMAKYFALAQPANRGAVTG, from the coding sequence ATGGCCTACAACCGTCGTTCGAAGAACATCACGCAAGGCATCGCGCGTTCACCGAATCGCTCGATGTACTACGCGCTCGGCTACCAGAAGGAGGATTTCGACAAACCCATGATCGGCGTCGCCAACGGCCACTCGACGATCACGCCGTGCAACGCCGGTCTGCAGCGTCTAGCCGACGCGGCCGTCACCGCGATCAAGCGCGCCGACGCGAACCCGCAGACCTTCGGCACGCCGACGATCTCGGACGGGATGTCGATGGGCACCGAGGGCATGAAGTACTCGCTCGTGTCGCGCGAAGTGATCGCCGACTGCATCGAGACCTGCGTGCAGGGTCAATGGATGGACGGGGTGGTCGTGATCGGCGGCTGCGACAAGAACATGCCGGGCGGCATGATCGGCCTCGCGCGCATGAACGTGCCGGGCATCTACGTGTACGGCGGCACGATCCGTCCGGGCAACTGGAAGGGCACCGATCTGACGATCGTGTCGTCGTTCGAAGCGGTCGGCGAATTCACGGCCGGCCGCATGTCGCAGGAGGACTTCGAGGGTATCGAGAAGAACGCGTGTCCGTCGACCGGTTCGTGCGGCGGCATGTACACGGCCAACACGATGAGCTCGTCGTTCGAGGCGCTCGGCATGTCGCTGCTGTATTCGTCGACGATGGCGAACCCCGATCAGGAGAAGGTCGACTCGGCCGCGGAGTCGGCGCGCGTGCTCGTCGAAGCGGTCAAGAAGGATCTGAAGCCGCGCGACATCATCACGAAGCGGTCGATCGAAAACGCGGTCGCCGTGATCATGGCGACCGGCGGCTCGACCAACGCGGTGCTCCACTATCTGGCGATCGCGCACGCGGCCGAGGTCGAATGGACGATCGAGGACTTCGAGCGCATGCGCAAGAAAGTGCCGGTGATCTGCAACCTGAAGCCGTCGGGCCAGTATGTCGCCACCGATCTGCACAAGGCGGGCGGCATCCCGCAGGTGCTGAAGATCCTGCTCGACGCCGGGCTTCTGCACGGCGATTGCATCACGATCACCGGCAGAACGATCGCCGAGGAACTGAAAGACGTGCCCGGCAAACCGCGCAGCGACCAGCAGGTGATCTTCCCGATCGACAAGGCGCTCTACGCGGAGGGCCATCTTGCGATTCTGAAGGGCAATCTCGCCGAACACGGTGCGGTCGCCAAGATCTCGGGGCTGAAGAACCCGGTCATCACGGGCCCGGCCCGCGTGTTCGACGACGAGCAGAGCGCGCTCGAAGCGATCCTCGCCGACAGGATCGTCGCCGGCGACGTCGTCGTGCTGCGCTACCTGGGCCCGAAGGGCGGCCCCGGCATGCCGGAGATGCTCGCGCCGACCTCGGCGATCATCGGCAAGGGACTCGGCGAATCGGTCGGGCTCATCACCGACGGCCGCTTCTCGGGCGGCACCTGGGGTATGGTGGTCGGACACGTCGCGCCGGAAGCGTTCGTCGGTGGCACGATCGCGCTCGTGCAGGAAGGCGATTCGATCACGATCGACGCGCACCGGCTGCTGCTGCAACTGAACATCGACGACGCCGAGCTGCAGCGCCGCCGCGCCGTGTGGCAGGCTCCGAAGCCGCGCTACACACGCGGCGTGATGGCGAAGTATTTCGCGCTCGCGCAGCCGGCGAATCGGGGGGCGGTGACGGGCTGA
- the lptF gene encoding LPS export ABC transporter permease LptF codes for MIFERSLQRELAYTAGAVFMVLLTLVLTTMMIRIVGFAASGEIDPRDVLVLIGLTVIGYLAIMLVATLFVSILFVLTRWYKDSEMVVWLSSGVSLTQFIKPIGIFATPIIILIMFFVFVGWPWSNQQSKLIRARFQQRDEVSLLAPGQFRESPTTHRVFFIEKMSPDQGHVENVFVTSTEGGKVNVVVSKNGHIETHKNGDRFVVLENGRRYDGEPGHPDFRIMEFERYGVKIQSQPVVNTPTTTGLPTLTLLRNPTNENLAEFAWRAGLPLIAINLMLLAIPLAHQNPRRSRTINLVMAVLIYLTYSNLLNVVQAWIEQGKMSFGVGLVILHVIVLGIVAFIFWLRVRNRPLFTRAMFSRSQGA; via the coding sequence ATGATCTTCGAACGCTCCCTCCAGCGCGAACTCGCGTACACGGCTGGCGCCGTGTTCATGGTTCTCCTCACGCTCGTGCTGACGACGATGATGATCCGCATCGTCGGCTTCGCGGCATCGGGTGAGATCGATCCGCGCGACGTGCTGGTCCTGATCGGCCTCACCGTGATCGGCTACCTGGCCATCATGCTCGTCGCGACCCTGTTCGTGTCGATCCTGTTCGTGCTCACGCGCTGGTACAAGGACTCCGAGATGGTCGTGTGGCTGTCCTCGGGCGTGAGCCTCACGCAATTCATCAAGCCGATCGGCATTTTCGCCACGCCGATCATCATCCTGATCATGTTCTTCGTGTTCGTCGGCTGGCCGTGGTCGAACCAGCAGAGCAAGCTGATCCGCGCGCGCTTCCAGCAGCGCGACGAAGTCTCGCTGCTCGCGCCGGGGCAGTTCCGCGAATCGCCGACCACCCATCGCGTGTTCTTCATCGAGAAGATGTCGCCCGACCAGGGGCATGTCGAGAACGTGTTCGTGACGAGCACCGAAGGCGGCAAGGTCAACGTCGTCGTGTCGAAGAACGGCCACATCGAGACCCACAAGAACGGCGACCGCTTCGTCGTGCTGGAAAATGGCCGCCGCTACGACGGCGAGCCGGGCCACCCCGATTTCCGCATCATGGAGTTCGAGCGCTACGGCGTGAAGATCCAGAGCCAGCCGGTCGTCAATACGCCGACCACCACCGGCCTGCCGACGCTCACGCTGCTGCGCAATCCGACCAACGAGAACCTCGCCGAATTCGCGTGGCGCGCCGGTCTTCCGCTGATCGCGATCAACCTGATGCTGCTCGCGATTCCGCTCGCGCACCAGAATCCGCGGCGCAGCCGCACGATCAACCTCGTGATGGCCGTGCTGATCTACCTCACCTATTCGAATCTGCTGAACGTCGTGCAGGCGTGGATCGAGCAGGGCAAGATGTCGTTCGGCGTCGGGCTCGTGATCCTGCACGTGATCGTGCTCGGGATCGTCGCGTTCATCTTCTGGTTGCGCGTGCGCAACCGGCCGCTATTTACGCGTGCCATGTTCAGCCGTTCGCAGGGAGCCTGA
- a CDS encoding LysR family transcriptional regulator produces MLPTIPDLRQLRYFVTVAEEKHFGRAAARLSMTQPPLSQAIRALEETLGVELFARTKRSVELTAVGADLLPEVQRLLAAAEGLRPLAQSLARGEAGVLSLAFVSTADYGLLPLLLRDFGVRHPRVRLELTEATSDVQVEELVAGRIDAGLVIAPLPSRHAAQLSWLPIAREPLVIAMSTEMAQRVQGGVNTCDSPAAEWLDTPVSLRDLADAPLVIFPRRLAPGFYDIIMDCYGVAGLAPRIGQEAIQMQTIVSLVSAGMGVALVPQSLRNLRRTGVVYRPLSESVPAIETGLVWRTDEVSPVLAGFIDIVRAHAASVASRV; encoded by the coding sequence ATGCTGCCAACGATCCCCGACCTGCGCCAGTTGCGCTACTTTGTCACCGTCGCCGAGGAGAAGCACTTCGGGCGCGCGGCCGCGCGTCTGTCGATGACGCAGCCGCCGCTGTCGCAGGCCATCCGCGCGTTGGAGGAGACGCTTGGCGTCGAGCTGTTCGCGCGCACCAAGCGCTCGGTCGAGCTGACGGCGGTCGGCGCCGATCTGCTGCCCGAGGTGCAGCGGCTGCTCGCGGCCGCCGAAGGGCTGAGGCCGCTTGCGCAGAGCCTCGCGCGCGGCGAGGCGGGCGTGCTGTCGCTGGCGTTCGTGTCGACCGCGGATTACGGCCTGCTGCCGCTCCTGCTGCGCGATTTCGGCGTGCGGCATCCGCGCGTGCGGCTCGAGTTGACCGAGGCGACCAGCGACGTGCAGGTCGAGGAGCTGGTGGCCGGGCGTATCGACGCGGGTCTCGTGATCGCGCCGCTGCCGTCGCGGCACGCGGCGCAACTATCGTGGTTGCCGATCGCGCGCGAGCCGCTCGTGATCGCGATGTCGACGGAAATGGCTCAGCGGGTGCAGGGCGGCGTGAACACCTGCGACAGCCCCGCCGCCGAATGGCTCGACACCCCCGTCAGCCTGCGCGATCTCGCCGATGCGCCGCTCGTGATCTTCCCAAGACGTCTCGCGCCAGGCTTTTATGACATCATTATGGATTGCTACGGCGTCGCGGGCCTCGCGCCGCGGATCGGCCAGGAGGCGATCCAGATGCAGACCATCGTCAGTCTCGTGTCGGCCGGCATGGGCGTCGCACTGGTGCCGCAATCGTTGCGTAACCTGCGCCGCACGGGTGTCGTCTACCGGCCCCTGTCGGAGTCGGTGCCCGCGATCGAGACCGGCCTCGTCTGGCGTACCGACGAAGTCAGTCCGGTGCTGGCGGGCTTTATCGATATCGTGCGCGCGCATGCGGCGAGCGTCGCGTCGCGTGTATAG
- the lgt gene encoding prolipoprotein diacylglyceryl transferase: MLIHPNFDPVAIHLGPLAVRWYGLMYLVAFVAAIVVARLRLRLPYVAAQGWTAKDIDDMLFYGVLGTILGGRLGYVLFYKASFYFAHPLDIVKVWEGGMSFHGGFLGVTLAMILFAYQRKRSWLQVTDFVAPMVPTGLAAGRLGNFINGELWGRVTDPSAPWAMLFPGAAPDDAAWLTAHPQLAAQWHLNEVFAQYHMLPRHPSELYEIALEGVALFFVLIFFSRKPKPLGAISAMFLIGYGLARFTVEFAREPDDFLGLLAMGLSMGQWLSLPMILAGIGLMVWAYRRGRREPAQAVGAN, encoded by the coding sequence ATGCTCATTCACCCCAATTTCGACCCGGTCGCCATTCATCTAGGGCCGCTCGCCGTGCGCTGGTATGGCCTGATGTACCTCGTGGCGTTCGTCGCGGCGATCGTCGTCGCACGGCTGCGGCTGCGTCTGCCGTATGTCGCCGCGCAAGGCTGGACCGCGAAGGATATCGACGACATGCTGTTCTACGGCGTGCTGGGCACGATCCTCGGCGGACGGCTCGGCTATGTGCTGTTCTACAAGGCGAGCTTCTATTTCGCGCATCCGCTCGACATCGTCAAGGTGTGGGAGGGCGGCATGTCGTTTCACGGCGGCTTTCTCGGCGTGACGCTCGCGATGATCCTGTTCGCGTATCAGCGCAAGCGCTCGTGGCTGCAAGTCACCGACTTCGTCGCGCCGATGGTGCCCACGGGCCTCGCGGCCGGGCGTCTCGGCAACTTTATCAACGGCGAGCTGTGGGGTCGCGTGACCGATCCGTCCGCGCCGTGGGCGATGCTGTTCCCGGGCGCCGCACCCGACGACGCCGCGTGGCTCACCGCGCATCCGCAACTGGCCGCGCAATGGCATCTGAACGAAGTGTTCGCGCAATATCACATGCTGCCGCGGCATCCGTCGGAACTGTACGAAATCGCGCTCGAAGGCGTGGCGCTGTTCTTCGTGCTGATCTTCTTCTCGCGCAAGCCGAAGCCGCTCGGCGCGATTTCCGCGATGTTCCTGATCGGCTACGGCCTCGCACGCTTCACGGTCGAATTCGCGCGCGAGCCGGACGATTTCCTGGGCCTGCTGGCGATGGGGCTGTCAATGGGCCAGTGGCTGTCGCTGCCGATGATCCTCGCGGGCATCGGCCTGATGGTGTGGGCGTATCGCCGGGGGCGTCGCGAGCCGGCGCAGGCGGTTGGTGCGAACTGA